Proteins from a genomic interval of Paenibacillus sp. 37:
- a CDS encoding LacI family DNA-binding transcriptional regulator: MSRVINNRGYVSDLNKRKVLGIIEELDYVPNVNAISLKKS; this comes from the coding sequence GTGTCGAGAGTAATTAACAACCGTGGCTATGTAAGTGACTTAAATAAACGAAAAGTTTTAGGAATTATTGAGGAGCTTGATTATGTCCCCAATGTTAATGCTATTTCTCTAAAAAAAAGTTGA
- a CDS encoding carboxymuconolactone decarboxylase family protein produces MSHQDSLFKKSNFKRIGEFNSVSPEIFKAFIFFEKLALAEGKLTAKFKEIIAIAIAHTTGCPYCIEAHVKQAKKNGVSKEEMAESIMVATALKAGSAMAHGVNALNAYDGNDDDELYRASYINRLREFTQLSDSFKAFGSFDQQALKAGTLSTKEKELIAVAVAHTTGCPYCIDIHTKAAKKAGATKEELAESIMVATALKAGSALAHGVNALVAFDE; encoded by the coding sequence ATGAGTCATCAAGACAGTTTATTCAAAAAATCAAATTTCAAGCGGATCGGAGAATTCAACTCAGTTTCTCCAGAAATCTTCAAGGCATTTATCTTTTTTGAAAAATTAGCATTAGCTGAAGGAAAGTTAACTGCAAAATTCAAAGAAATCATTGCAATTGCTATAGCTCATACCACAGGATGTCCTTACTGTATTGAAGCTCATGTGAAACAAGCTAAGAAAAATGGTGTTTCAAAAGAGGAAATGGCTGAATCAATCATGGTTGCAACAGCACTTAAAGCCGGTTCGGCTATGGCTCATGGTGTTAATGCTTTGAACGCGTATGATGGAAATGATGACGATGAGTTGTATCGTGCATCATATATTAACCGGCTGAGAGAGTTCACCCAACTAAGTGATTCCTTTAAAGCCTTTGGTTCTTTTGATCAGCAAGCGTTAAAAGCCGGCACACTCAGTACCAAGGAGAAAGAATTGATTGCAGTTGCGGTAGCCCATACGACGGGGTGTCCATATTGCATTGATATTCATACTAAAGCCGCTAAAAAAGCTGGCGCGACTAAAGAAGAGTTGGCCGAATCGATTATGGTAGCTACAGCATTAAAAGCAGGTTCTGCTCTTGCACATGGCGTAAATGCTCTAGTAGCATTTGACGAATAA
- a CDS encoding ArsR/SmtB family transcription factor: MEELLNSAKLFKEDLYKQLARIGKCLSSDKRLEILNLLSNGSRTVEKIAASTDMNVANVSRHLQVLLDAKLVKFTKKGTFVIYSLADPEIINFLSSLWRISEKQIPDISRMKDDFINNLDDIQTLTMDEVRERIKNDSIILVDLRPKEEYEMDHIAGAISMPMEELEVFIRDIPKNTEIIAYCRGPLCVYSALAAQKLQSEGFTAYRMEEGLNEWQEHFHLH, translated from the coding sequence ATGGAAGAATTATTGAATTCAGCGAAGCTTTTTAAAGAAGACCTATATAAACAATTGGCCAGAATAGGAAAATGTCTATCCAGTGATAAGCGTTTGGAGATTTTAAACCTGTTGTCCAATGGCTCAAGAACAGTAGAAAAAATAGCTGCTTCTACAGATATGAACGTTGCGAATGTATCCAGGCACCTTCAAGTTCTACTCGATGCTAAGCTTGTTAAATTCACGAAAAAAGGAACTTTTGTGATCTATTCTTTAGCTGACCCGGAGATCATCAATTTTCTGTCCTCTTTATGGCGAATTAGTGAGAAACAGATTCCTGACATCAGTAGAATGAAAGATGACTTTATTAACAATCTTGACGACATTCAAACACTTACCATGGACGAGGTTAGGGAGAGAATAAAAAATGATTCAATTATTCTTGTGGATTTACGTCCTAAAGAAGAATATGAAATGGATCATATCGCGGGAGCAATCTCGATGCCGATGGAAGAGTTAGAAGTATTCATAAGGGACATCCCAAAAAATACAGAGATTATTGCATATTGTAGAGGCCCACTGTGTGTCTACTCTGCATTAGCCGCACAGAAATTACAATCTGAAGGCTTTACAGCTTATCGTATGGAAGAGGGTTTGAATGAATGGCAGGAACATTTTCATTTACATTAG
- a CDS encoding OsmC family protein, protein MPDQKMVMNTVWFKDAKGFGRIKSDNLLTQVAIPIPKGGSGEGANPQQLLMSSAIACYALTLAYMLDRKKVPVAGFFMDTEGNTAQGNQLSITHRPHVVLSSDASKEDIAVVESLFLQAEEKCHIGQLLVKAGVPVGTEGKVSIDAGDDLTSNYIEQHQMEW, encoded by the coding sequence ATGCCGGATCAAAAAATGGTTATGAATACGGTTTGGTTCAAAGACGCAAAAGGATTTGGTCGCATTAAAAGCGACAATTTGCTAACCCAAGTTGCTATCCCTATTCCTAAAGGAGGAAGCGGAGAAGGTGCTAATCCACAACAACTTCTGATGTCCTCAGCCATTGCTTGTTACGCTCTGACTCTAGCTTATATGTTAGATCGCAAGAAAGTACCCGTTGCTGGATTCTTTATGGATACAGAAGGGAACACAGCACAAGGAAACCAACTGAGCATTACACATCGTCCGCATGTTGTTTTATCCTCAGATGCCTCCAAGGAAGATATTGCTGTAGTCGAATCACTATTCCTACAAGCAGAAGAAAAATGCCACATTGGTCAGCTGCTTGTTAAAGCAGGTGTACCGGTAGGTACCGAGGGTAAAGTATCCATCGATGCTGGAGATGATCTGACAAGTAACTATATTGAACAACATCAAATGGAATGGTAA
- a CDS encoding DsbA family oxidoreductase codes for MNIEIWSDIACPFCYIGKQNLEKALEGLPYKDKINIEYKSFELDPSASSYDGTSFADKLAPKFGGRKQAKEFMSHLTQQAHSVGLSFQLDTLKPTNTLDSHRLLKWAKTKGKETMLNEKLLVAHFTESRDVGDYNTLADIAEAVGLEREEALGILNTKDLYADQVRKDQDEARRVGITGVPFFIFNQKYAVSGAQPTESFSQVLEKVWEEEHPAAKFEMLSDETTSEGLCTDEGCAIPPKKS; via the coding sequence ATGAATATTGAAATCTGGTCAGACATCGCATGTCCATTTTGCTATATAGGTAAACAAAATCTGGAGAAAGCTCTAGAAGGATTGCCTTATAAAGATAAAATTAATATTGAATACAAGAGCTTTGAACTTGATCCGTCCGCTTCCTCATATGATGGAACAAGTTTTGCAGATAAATTAGCCCCTAAGTTCGGTGGAAGAAAACAAGCGAAAGAATTCATGAGTCACTTGACTCAACAAGCCCATAGCGTAGGATTATCTTTTCAATTAGACACTCTAAAACCTACCAATACACTGGATTCCCATCGTTTATTAAAATGGGCAAAAACGAAAGGCAAAGAAACAATGCTAAATGAAAAATTACTTGTCGCACATTTCACTGAATCAAGAGATGTAGGAGATTATAATACCTTGGCCGATATTGCAGAAGCCGTTGGATTAGAGAGAGAAGAAGCCCTTGGAATCTTGAATACGAAGGATCTCTATGCAGATCAAGTACGAAAAGATCAGGATGAGGCTCGTCGAGTTGGGATTACCGGGGTGCCGTTCTTTATATTCAATCAAAAATACGCAGTTTCAGGGGCACAGCCGACAGAATCGTTTTCTCAAGTGTTGGAGAAAGTGTGGGAAGAAGAGCATCCGGCAGCTAAGTTTGAAATGCTTTCTGATGAAACCACTAGTGAAGGATTATGTACGGATGAAGGGTGTGCGATCCCGCCTAAGAAGTCATAA
- the trxB gene encoding thioredoxin-disulfide reductase: MYKSVIVGTGPAGLTAAIYLARANMNPLVIEGLEPGGQLTTTTEIENYPGFPEGIMGPELMDNMRKQAERFGATFVNGWVKAVDLNNRPFKLDVDGKGEIITETLIISTGASAKYLGIPGETENVGRGVSTCATCDGFFFRNKELIVVGGGDTALEEANFLTRFAFKVTLVHRREELRASKIMQDRARSNPKIAWALSKTPLEVVASERGVTGLKVQNNVSGEEEILDAHGVFVAIGHHPNTEFLNGQIETDENGYIVTVPGTSMTNIPGVFACGDVQDTRYRQAITAAGSGAMAAMDSEKFIDSLENN, translated from the coding sequence ATGTACAAATCTGTAATTGTCGGAACAGGGCCAGCGGGATTAACCGCAGCAATTTACTTGGCTCGTGCGAATATGAACCCACTCGTTATTGAAGGGCTTGAACCAGGAGGACAGCTTACAACCACAACCGAAATTGAGAATTATCCTGGGTTTCCTGAAGGAATCATGGGACCTGAGTTAATGGATAATATGCGTAAACAAGCTGAGCGGTTCGGGGCTACGTTTGTTAACGGTTGGGTAAAAGCAGTAGATTTGAATAACCGACCGTTTAAACTGGACGTGGATGGCAAAGGTGAAATTATTACTGAAACGCTTATCATTTCAACCGGTGCCAGTGCGAAATATTTAGGAATACCAGGTGAAACAGAAAATGTAGGTCGTGGAGTGAGCACTTGTGCCACTTGTGATGGGTTCTTCTTTAGAAATAAAGAACTCATCGTAGTCGGTGGTGGCGATACTGCCTTGGAAGAGGCAAACTTTCTGACACGATTCGCTTTCAAAGTGACTTTGGTGCATCGTCGCGAAGAATTACGAGCCTCCAAAATTATGCAAGATCGCGCTCGTTCAAACCCTAAAATTGCGTGGGCTTTAAGTAAAACCCCACTTGAAGTAGTGGCTAGTGAACGTGGAGTGACCGGATTGAAAGTCCAGAACAATGTCTCAGGCGAAGAAGAAATTCTAGACGCACACGGTGTATTTGTAGCTATTGGTCATCATCCGAATACAGAATTTTTAAATGGTCAAATTGAGACGGATGAGAATGGCTACATTGTCACAGTTCCCGGTACATCTATGACAAATATTCCAGGTGTGTTTGCTTGTGGAGATGTACAGGATACTCGTTATCGTCAAGCTATTACTGCAGCAGGATCTGGAGCTATGGCAGCCATGGATAGTGAAAAGTTTATCGACTCTTTAGAAAATAATTAA
- a CDS encoding 6-phospho-beta-glucosidase, with protein sequence MKKRLKIVTIGGGSSYTPELVEGFIKRYHELPITELWLVDIEAGREKLEIVGAMAQRMVKAAGIDCEVHLTLDRQEALRDADFVTTQLRVGHMDARIKDETIPIKYGLIGQETNGAGGMLKAFRTIPVILDIVEDMKVLCPNAWLINFTNPAGMVTEAVLRYGMWEKVIGLCNVPIVAVKNESAVLEKNEDELFFKFAGINHLHWHKIYGNNGQDLTRQAIDKLYGPEAKSEKIVENIKNMRFLHEQIVQLEMLPCPYHRYYYMTDAMIQEELAEAKGEGTRGQVVKRLEESLFELYKDPGLDHKPEELGKRGGAYYSDAACEIINSIYNNKGTQMVVSTRNNGAINDLPVESAIEITSVITSHGAEPIHFGSFPPAQRGLLQLMKSMEELTIEAAVTGSYATALQAFTSNPLVQSGDSAKALLDELLEAHKEYLPQFYREESLHV encoded by the coding sequence ATGAAAAAAAGGTTGAAGATTGTAACTATCGGTGGAGGTTCAAGTTATACACCGGAATTGGTGGAAGGATTTATCAAACGATATCATGAACTTCCGATAACTGAGCTATGGTTGGTCGACATTGAAGCAGGCAGAGAAAAACTTGAGATTGTTGGTGCCATGGCTCAACGGATGGTAAAAGCTGCGGGTATTGATTGTGAAGTCCATTTGACACTTGATCGACAGGAAGCTTTGAGAGATGCAGATTTTGTGACCACTCAACTGCGAGTAGGACATATGGATGCACGGATCAAAGATGAGACGATACCCATTAAATACGGACTAATTGGTCAAGAAACGAATGGGGCAGGGGGAATGCTAAAAGCATTTCGAACCATTCCAGTTATTCTAGATATCGTTGAGGATATGAAAGTGCTTTGTCCAAATGCATGGCTGATTAACTTCACGAATCCAGCAGGCATGGTTACGGAAGCAGTTCTTCGTTACGGAATGTGGGAGAAGGTTATTGGATTGTGTAATGTACCCATTGTGGCTGTGAAAAATGAATCCGCAGTACTTGAAAAGAATGAAGATGAATTATTTTTCAAATTTGCGGGGATTAATCATTTACACTGGCACAAGATTTATGGAAACAATGGCCAAGATCTTACCCGTCAAGCGATCGATAAACTGTATGGTCCTGAAGCAAAATCAGAGAAAATCGTTGAAAACATTAAAAACATGAGATTCCTTCATGAACAAATTGTACAATTAGAAATGCTCCCATGTCCTTATCATCGTTACTATTACATGACTGATGCGATGATCCAAGAAGAACTTGCAGAAGCGAAGGGAGAAGGAACTCGCGGACAAGTAGTGAAACGCTTAGAAGAAAGTCTGTTCGAACTTTACAAAGACCCAGGATTGGATCATAAGCCAGAAGAACTTGGAAAACGAGGTGGAGCTTATTATAGTGATGCTGCCTGTGAGATTATTAACTCCATTTATAACAACAAAGGCACCCAGATGGTTGTAAGTACACGCAATAATGGAGCGATTAATGACCTGCCAGTGGAAAGTGCCATTGAAATCACCAGTGTGATTACTTCCCATGGTGCTGAGCCTATTCATTTCGGTTCTTTTCCTCCCGCACAACGAGGATTATTACAGCTAATGAAGTCCATGGAGGAATTAACGATTGAAGCTGCGGTTACAGGAAGCTATGCAACGGCACTCCAAGCATTTACGTCCAATCCACTTGTCCAAAGTGGTGATTCCGCTAAGGCTTTGTTGGATGAATTACTCGAGGCTCATAAAGAATACTTGCCGCAGTTTTACCGGGAAGAGTCCCTTCATGTATAA
- a CDS encoding thioredoxin family protein: MKKITSKLEFDTAIRSPKITVAVFKADWCPDCKFIDPFMPDVEDKFANDLDLIEVDVDQVGNVSEEQNIMGIPSFVAYVDGKELTRYVNKLRKSREEIEHFLQSAVEGTR, translated from the coding sequence ATGAAAAAAATTACCTCTAAGTTAGAATTTGATACAGCTATCCGTTCCCCAAAAATCACTGTTGCTGTCTTTAAAGCAGATTGGTGCCCGGACTGCAAATTTATTGATCCATTTATGCCTGATGTTGAAGATAAATTTGCGAATGATCTGGATCTTATCGAAGTTGATGTAGATCAAGTAGGTAATGTAAGTGAAGAACAAAATATTATGGGTATTCCAAGTTTTGTAGCCTACGTCGACGGTAAAGAGCTTACTCGATATGTCAATAAGCTTCGTAAGTCACGCGAAGAGATAGAACATTTTTTGCAAAGTGCTGTTGAAGGTACGAGATAA
- a CDS encoding OsmC family protein, whose protein sequence is MSKLNGVNVSMLGSLVENYKKHPEEAITSFASTVKWKDGFYSEAEVGDYKPVPMDEPEWLSGTGKGPNPVELLLSALGGCVGVGFIATASGVGIKVQSLEVDVTGEIDPYVFFGLKEGNPGFDEINVRFNVDSDADEAQVQMLIAKAIERSPVKNTIERNVKVTSTYTLNS, encoded by the coding sequence ATGAGTAAATTGAATGGTGTAAATGTGAGTATGCTTGGAAGCTTGGTGGAAAATTATAAGAAACATCCAGAAGAGGCGATTACAAGTTTTGCTTCTACAGTAAAATGGAAAGATGGCTTTTACTCTGAAGCCGAGGTTGGGGACTATAAGCCGGTACCTATGGATGAACCAGAATGGCTATCCGGAACGGGAAAAGGGCCAAATCCAGTTGAGCTTCTGTTAAGTGCGCTTGGCGGTTGTGTAGGTGTTGGATTCATTGCAACAGCTAGTGGTGTGGGGATTAAAGTACAATCTCTGGAAGTTGATGTTACGGGAGAAATAGATCCATATGTTTTCTTCGGATTAAAAGAAGGAAATCCTGGCTTTGATGAAATAAATGTTCGTTTCAATGTAGACAGTGACGCAGATGAAGCACAGGTTCAAATGTTGATAGCAAAAGCCATTGAAAGATCACCTGTGAAAAACACCATTGAAAGAAACGTTAAAGTGACTTCGACGTACACACTTAATAGTTAA